CATCCCGCTGCTCGGGATGCTGAGCCTCGTCGGCATCATCGTCTCCACCGTCATCGCCGGGCCGCTCTCCGACAAGGTGGGCCGGCGCAAGCCCTTCGTCTTCGCCTCCGCCGCCGTGGTCAGCCTGGCCTTCCTGCTGCCGTGGATGTGGCAGGACGTGACCGCCTGGATCATCATGACCGTCATCGCGGGCTTCGGCTTCGGCATGTTCCAGGCGGTGGACACCGCGCTGATGAGCGAGGTGCTCCCGTCGGCCAAGTCGTTCGCGAAGGACCTCGGCGTCGTGAACATCGCGGCCACCCTCCCGCAGACGCTCGCCCCCGGCGTCGCGGGCGCCATCATCCTCGCCTTCGGGTACTCCGCGCTCTTCCCGATCGCGATCGTCCTCGGCATCCTGGGGGCGCTGGCCGTGTGGCCGATCAAGGCGACCCGCTGACCATCACCATCGAAAGGAACCCCATGACCGACACCACGACCGGCGCGCGCGCCGATCTGACCGGCCTGACCGTCGAGGAGAAGGCGGCGCTGACCAGCGGCGAGAGCTTCTGGCGCACCAAGGCCGTCGGCGACATCCCCTCCGTCATGCTGACCGACGGGCCGCACGGCCTGCGCAAGCAGCGGGAGGGCGGCGACCACCTCGGGATCGGCGACAGCGTCCCGGCCACCTGCTTCCCGCCGGCGGTGGCCCTCGGCTCCTCGTGGGACGCGGAGCTCGCCGAGCGGGTCGGCACCGCCCTGGGCGTCGAGTCGTCCATCGAGGACGTCGCGGTCATCCTCGGCCCCGGCATCAACATCAAGCGCTCCCCGCTGTGCGGCCGCAACTTCGAGTACCTCAGCGAGGACCCGATCGTCTCGGGCGTGCTCGGCGCCGGGATCGTGCGCGGCATCCAGTCGCAGGGCGTCGGCGCATCGCTCAAGCACTTCGCGGCGAACAACCAGGAGGACGACCGGATGCGGTCCTCGTCCGACGTGGACCCGCGTCCGCTCCGCGAGATCTACCTGCGCGGCTTCCAGCGCGTGGTCGAGGACGCCCAGCCGCACACGGTGATGTGCTCGTACAACCGCATCAACGGCGTGTTCGCCTCCGAGAACCCCTGGCTGCTGACGGACGTGCTGCGCGGCGAGTGGGGCTTCGAGGGGCTCGTGGTCTCGGACTGGGGAGCGGTGAACGACCGCGTCGCCGCGCTGCGCGCGGGGCTCGACCTCGAGATGCCCAGCTCCGGCGGCATCACGGACGCGCAGGTCGTCGCGGCGGTGCGGGACGGCAGCCTCGACGAGGCGGTGCTCGACGCGTCGGCGCAGCGCAACGCCGACCTCGCCGTCCGCTGGGCGGCGACCGAGCGGGTGGAGGGTCCGCTCGACGTCGACGCGCACCACGCGCTCGCCCGCGAGGCGGCCTCCCGCTCCATCGTGCTGCTCAAGAACGACGCGGTCGACGGCGCCCCGCTGCTCCCGCTGCGCGACGACCAGTCCCTCGCGGTCATCGGCGCGTTCGCCGAGAAGCCGCGCTACCAGGGCGCCGGCTCGTCGATGATCCACCCGACCCGCCTGGACGACGCGCTCACCTCGATCCGCGCCGTCGCTCCGCAGGCCGCGTACGCCCCCGGCTTCTCGCTCGCGATCGACGCGAGCGAGGAGGAGACGCGACGGCTGCGCGAGGAGGCGGTCGCCGCCGCGGCCGGCGCGACGGTCGCGGTCGTGTTCGCCGGGCTCCCGGCGCGGCTGGAGTCGGAGGGGTACGACCGGGAGGACATCGACCTCCCGGCCGACCAGCTCGCCCTCATCGACGCTGTCGTCGCGGTCAACCCGCGCACGGTGGTCGTGCTGTCGAACGGCGGCGTGGTCGCCCTCCCGTTCGCGCAGTCGGTGCCGGCGATCGTGGAGGCGTGGCTGCTCGGTCAGGCCGGCGGCTCCGCCACGGCGGACGTGCTGTTCGGCGCCGTCTCGCCGTCGGGCAAGCTCACGGAGACCGTCCCGCTGCGGCTGGAGGACACCCCTGCGTTCCTCAACTTCCCGGGAGAGGAGGGACACGTCCGCTACGGCGAGGGCCTCTTCGTCGGCTACCGCTGGTACGACGCCCGCCGGATGGAGGTCGCGTTCCCGTTCGGCCACGGCCTCTCGTACACGACCTTCGGCTACGGGGAGGCGACGGCTGCGCCCAGGGCGGACGGCGGCATCGAGGTCCGCGTGACCGTCACCAACACCGGGGACCGCGCGGGCCGCGAGGTCGTGCAGATCTACGCGTCGCTGCCCGGCTCCCGGGTGCAGCGCGCGCCGCGCGAGCTGAAGGGCTTCGCGTCGGTGGAGCTGGCGCCGGGGGAGTCGCGAGAGGTCGCGATCACGGTCCGCCGCGAGGACCTCGCGTACTGGGACGTGCGCGCCGACCGCTGGATCGTGGAGGGCGGCGAGTACGTCGTCGAGGTCGGCGCATCCAGCCGCGACCTCCGCACGTCGGCGACGGTCGCGGTGGCGGGCGACGAGGTCCGCCTCCCGCTCACGCGCGAGTCGTCGCTCGCCGAGGTCATGGCGCATCCGGTGGCGGGGCCGATGGTCCAGCAGGCGCTGGCCGGGATGTCGCAGATGCTCGAGGGGGCGTCGGCGATCATGCCCGAGGGCGTGTCGATGGACAAGATGATGGGCTCGTTCCCGATCGGCCGCATCGGCATGATGGCCGGCGGACAGGTCAGCCCCGAGATGATCGACGGTCTGCTCGCCGCGGCGAACGCGCCGCAGCAGTAGCGCCTCCACGGGGCGCGACATGCCGTCACAGCACCCGCGTGACGGCGTGTCGGGACCCTCGCGTTCCGGCGGGGTGGGCCGTGGGGCTAGCGTGGCCGCATGCCCGACGGCCCTTACCGCTGGTTCGTCTACGCCGAGCTCGCCCTCGCCGCGGTGACCTTCGTCGCCCTCCAGTTCGTGGTCGCGCCGTACGGCGGGCGGCACGGACGGACGGGCTGGGGGCCGACCGTGCCCTCCCGCGTCGGCTGGGTGGTGATGGAGGCGCCGGCCTCCCTGCTGTTCCTGGCCTTCTACCTGCTGGGGGAGCACCGCGGCGAACTCGTGCCGCTGCTGCTCCTGCTGCTGTGGCAGGCCCACTACGTACAGCGCGCCTTCGTGTACCCGTTCCTCATGCGGTCGGGGTCGCGGATGCCGGTGCTGGTGATGGTGCTGGCCATCGGCTTCAACCTCCTCAACGCCTGGGTCAACGCGCGCTGGGTCTCGCAGTACGGCGACTACCCGGTCGGCTGGCTCGCCGATCCGCGGTTCTGGGTCGGCGTGGCGCTGTTCGCTGGCGGGTACGTGCTGAACGTGTCGTCGGATCGGAGGCTGCGGAGGCTGCGCCGGCAGGGCGACGGCTACCGCATCCCGCGCGGGGGCGGGTTCCGGTTCGTGTCGAGCCCGAACTACCTCGGCGAGATGATCGAGTGGACGGGCTGGGCCGTGGCGACCTGGTCGCTCGCCGGAGCCGCCTTCGCGCTGTACACGATCGCGAACCTGGCGCCGCGCGCGATGGCCAATCACCGCTGGTACCGCGAGACGTTCGACGACTATCCCGCCGACCGGAAGGCGCTGGTGCCGTTCGTGCTGTAGCCGCCTCGACCCCGCGATGTCGGTGGTCGCGTCTAGCGTCGGCCGGAGCAGGTGAGGAGGTGGAGGCGGTGCCCGAGAGCGTCGAGCAGTGGTGGGCGCGCCGCCAGTGGTCGAAGGGCGTGGCCGTCCCGTACGCGATCGGCACCTACCGGAGCGACTGGGAACGGTACCCGACGCTGATCCGGCAGTACCATCCCGACCTCAACCACGGCATCGTGCTCAGCCAGGTGCCGCCCGCCGCCGACGTGTACCTGCTGTGGGAGTGCGACGCGGGCCACCGCTTCATCGCGACGCCCGAGGAGCAGCGGTCCCGCCCCGGCGGCACGCGCCGACGCTCTGTGTGGTGCCCGCGCTGCACCGAGCTGGCCGTGCCGAAGCGCATCCACCTGCCGCAGCCCGACGCGGGCGTGCACATCTGCGGCCACGAGCGCGACCCGCGGAGGATCGAGGCCGACCCCGGCGACGACCGCTGCTACCTGTGCCGGCGGCTCGACCGCACCGAGCTCACCCGCGAGCAGCTCGTCAGCATGGCCGCGCCCGGCTCCCGCGTCGCGCTGTCGGCGGAGAACGGCACGGCGGCGACGTATTCGTGGCAGTGCCCCGCCGGGCACCCGGTGTACCGGGCGACGGTCGAGCGCATCCTCGGCGGCCGGCGCTGCCCCACCTGCCGCCACGCCCGCGGGGGAGCGGACGCGGTCGCTCCCGGCGAGGCGTTCGTCAGCCGCTGGGCCCCTGCGCCCGCTTCCGCGGCCGAGCCCGAGCTCAAGCGCCTGCTGGCGGAGCGGCTCGACGTCGACCTCGGACGCAACGCGGTGCGGACGGCGCGGCCGTTCCACTCGCACCTCGAGGTGTGGCCCGACATCCTCATCCCCGAGCTGCGGGTCGCCGTCGAGTACGACACGACCGGCCGGCACGGTCTCGAGCACGTCGGGCCGCGGGAGGCGTCCGACCGCGCCAAGGACCGGCTGCTGCGCGCCGTCGGCTGGGAGGTCGTGCGGGTCCGCTGCGGCAAGCTCCAGCCGATCGGTCCGCACGACCTGGTCGCCGGCGGGGTGACGGCCACGCTGGCGCAGCGGATCGTGGACCGGCTCGGCGAGATCCGGGGGGAGCTGTTCGTGGCGGCGTACCTGCGCTGAGCACCCCACTCGTGCGTGAGCACCCCACTCGTGCGTGAGCGCCCCACTCGTGCGTGACCACCCCACTCGTGCGTGTCGGGGCCGCTGGGTACTCTGGGCCGCGTACGGCTCGATCGGACCTCACGAAGGAGAACGCGTCATGCCCACGATCCTCAACCCCTACCTCAACTTCCGCGGCCAGGCGCGGGAGGCGATGGACTTCTACCAGTCGGTGTTCGGCGGCACGGTGCAGCGCAGCACGTTCGCCGACTTCCAGATGAGCGAGGACCCGTCGGAGGCCGACCAGATCATGCACTCGCAGCTCACCACCGACACCGGCTTCACGCTCATGGCCGCCGATGTGCCCGCGCGGATGGACCTCAACGAGGGCTCGTCCATCTCCATCTCGCTGAGCGGCGACGACGAGGCGCAGCTCACCGGCTTCTACGACCGGCTGGTCGACGGCGGCACCGTGATCGAACCGCTGGCGAAGGCGCCGTGGGGCGACAGCTTCGGGATGCTGGTGGACCGGTTCGGCGTGCAGTGGCTGGTGAACATCGCCGGGAGCCCGGCGCAGCCCGCCTGACCCCGCAGCCCGCCTGACCCCGTGGGCCGGGGGCGGCGCGCTCAGGCCGCGCCGTGCGCGCTCAGCCAGGCCAGCGGCTCGATGGCGGCGCCGTTGCCCGGGCGGACCTCGAAGTGGAGGTGCGCTCCCGTCGAGACGCCCGTGTTGCCGACGGCGGCGATCGCCTGACCCGCGGTGACGGCCTGCCCGGGGGAGACGAGGACCGAGCCGACCGCGAGGTGGCAGTACACGGTGGTGACGTTCTCGCCCTGCAGGTCGTGGTCGATCCGCAGGGACACGCCGCAGCCGCCGTCGTCGGAGAGGACCGCCTCGCGGACCACGCCGGCGGCGGCCGCGTGCACGGGCACGCCGGCGCCCGGCGCGAAGTCGACACCCTGGTGGTTGGTCGAGGCGCCCGCCGTCGGGGCGCTGCGCGCGCCGAACCCGTCGCTGATCGTCGCGCCGGCACCGACCGGCCAGAGCACGGCCGGAGGCGGGGGCGGCGGCGGCGTGTAGGTCGCCGTCAGGCCGTCGCGGCTGACGGCGCTCAGCTCGACGTCGGAGGCGACGGCCAGCGTCTGCGGCGAGCGCCCGTCCACGAGCGCGACGGGCGCGACGCCGGTGGACGCATGGTTCGGCGTCGCGGGCGAGGCAGCCGTCGATGCGGCCGCGGTCGCGGCCGGCGGCGCGGCATGGACCGGCGGCACGAGTGCGGTGACGGAGGCTCCGATGAGGAGTGCGGACAGGGAGATGTTGCGTGCAGTGGCAGAGATCACGAAGAAGAGGGGGGGGGGGGATCGGGTGCGGGGGGAGGATGCCCACGATGTCGGGTGCGGGCGGATGCCGACGGGAAGCGGCGTTACTCCAGTCTGACATTTCACCCTGGCCGCTCCCTGGGCGGAGCCGCAAAGAACCCTGGTGCCGTCGCTGCCGAGCCCGCACAATGAGCCCATGGACCAGCCTGCCGAACCGTCCGGGCCCGTGCTGGTGGGCGTCTGCCCCGGCCAGCCCCTCCCGGTGGTGCAGGAGGCCGCACGGCTCGCCGCGGCGCTCGACCGCCCCCTCCTCTGCGCGTACGTCACCGCCGACAGCTACCTGACGGAGTGGGACCGCGCGGCCCTGCGCGACGACGCCTCCCTGCATCCGGGCCCGCTCGACGAGGAGGACGGCCAGCACGCCCTGCACCTGGCGCGCGCCATCGACGAGGTCGCGGCCGGCGCCGGAGCGGCGTGGACGTTGCGCGTGCTCGGCGGCGACCCTCCGCACGCCCTGATGCGCCTCGCGGACGAGGCCGACGCGCGGCTCGTCGTGGTCGGCACCCGTCGCCGCGGCCCCGGTCACGCCGTCGAGAGCTGGCTCGCCGGCTCGGTCGGGACCCGGATCGCGCACGACCAGACCCGCCCGGTCGTCGTCGTGCCGGTGCTGGGCTACCGGGGACCGACGCTCACCTGAACGGGCGCAGGCTGCGCCTTCCCGCTCAGTGCTGCCGGCTCAATGCCGCAGCTCGCGCAGCGCCGCGTCGAAGTCGCGGTAGTAGGTGCGGCGGCCCGGCCGGCCGATCTCGGTGACCTCGAACATGCTGTCGAGCGCTCGGATGAACCCTCGCACCGGCGGCTCGCCGAGGGACATCACCGCGGTGTCGGAGATGCGCCACTCGCGCTCGGAGATCTCCAGCACCTCCAGCCCCAGCCGGACGAACCGCGTGCGCGTCTTCATGCCACCGATGCAACAGCACGGAGCGGGGGCGCGGGAAGGGGTTGACGGGCCCCGCCCGCCGTGATGACCGCCTCCTCCCTCCGCCCGCGATCACCCATTCCCGCGAGGGGCACCCGGCCGCTATGGTCGAGCCGACTCGAACCGGGAGGTGTCGCATGTGCCGTTGGCTCGCGTATTCGGGGGAGCCCCTGAAGCCCGCCGTCCTCATCCTGGACGCCCAGCACTCGCTGGTCGCCCAGTCGCTCAACTCCCCGCTCGGCGTGGAGACGGTCAACGGCGACGGCTTCGGCTTCGGCTGGTACCCGGAGGGGTCCGCGGCCGGGAGCGTGCCCGCGCTGTTCCACAGCATCGAGCCTGCGTGGCACGACGAGAACCTCCGCGAGCTGACGAACAACATCGCCAGCCCGCTGTTCTTCGGCCACGTGCGCGCGGCCGCCGGGCCGCCCATCCAGCAGACGAACTGCCATCCGTTCCGGTACGAGAACTGGCTGTTCATGCACAACGGCTTCCTCGACGGCTTCTCGCTGATGAAGCGCGACCTCGTGCTCGCGGTCGACGAGTCGCTGTTCCCGCTGATCCACGGCACGACCGACTCCGAGGTGATGTTCTACCTCGCGATCACGTTCGGCCTGGCGGACGACCCGATCGGCGCCATGGCCAAGACCGTGCAGTTCATCGAGCAGACGGGGGAGGCGAAGGGAGTGCACTTCCCGATGCAGGGCACGCTCGCGCTGTCGGACGGCGCGACGCTGTGGGCCTTCCGCTACTCCACCGCGCACCGCACGCGGAGCCTGTTCCACTCGGTGGAGATCCCGGCACTCCGCGAGATGTACCCCGATGCCGAGCGGCTGCAGGTGTTCGGCGACAAGGCGAAGGTCGTGGTCTCGGAGCCGCTCAACGACGTCCCCGGCGCCTTCGTGGAGGTGCCGGAGTCGACGGTCGCGATCCTCACCGACGACGGGTACAGCCACCAGCCGTTCGGCACGCCGGCCGACTGAGCGGGCTCAGCCTCCCTCGACCACCCGGCGGGCGAAGGTCGTGACCCGGTCGCGAAGCACGTCGATGCGCTGCTGCCGGGCCGCCTCCACGTCGAAGCCGAGGTAGGCGACCGGCGGTCGCTTGCGCACGTTGGCCGAGCACTCGAACCCGGCGCAGACCAGGGTGCCGAGCGTGTTGCCGTCACGGCCGGCCTTCCCGGCGCGTTTGGCGATGAAGAAGACGACCTCGTTGGGCAGGTGCACGTCCTCGCACCAGGAGCACTGCGGGCGGGCCCGCACGCCGCCGTCGGCCTGGCGCAGCATGATGCCGACCGGCCGGTCGTCGACGATCGTGACGACGTAGCCGACGGTGGGCAGCTTGCGGTCGCGCCAGCCGAGATAGTCGAGGGCGTTCCAGTCGACGGCGTCGAGGTCGGGCATCGCGATGGCGGCGCGCTCGCGCTGGGAGGTGTTGACGAAGGAGGCGCGCAGCTGCGCCTCGGTGAGGGTGAGCATGATCGTTGCCTGTCCGCTCCGCGCCCGCGGAGCCGTTGAGATGAGCACTGGGTGTGAACGATCGCGCCGCGGACCACCGGCCCGGACGGGCGTGCGGCGGAGGGGCGCGCGGTATCGCAGGCCCGGCCATACGGGCCGGGCGGGGGCAGTGCTATCTCACGCCGGCGCGTGACGCGCCGACGACCTCCAGACGCCCGACGGGCAGCGAGGGAGGGAGGGTGGACATGACAGCCAGTATAGGCTCAGCCGGCGGCGCGCTTCACGAGCGCGATCACCGCCTCCTCGTCGGCCGGCGCCAGCGCGGTGATCGCGTACGCGACGGGCCACATCGCGCCGTCATCCAACTGCGCGGCGTCGTTGAAGCCGAGGGTCGAGTAGCGGGCCTTGAACTTGGAGGCCGGCTGGAAGAACATGACCACCTTGCCGCCGAGGGCGTAGGCGGGCATGCCGTACCAGGTGCGCGGCTCCAGCTGCGGGGCGTGCTCGGCGACGATCGCGTGGATGCGCTCGGCCGCAGCGCGCTCCGCGCCGGTCAGCTCCGCGATCTTCTCCTGGACGTCGCGCTC
The sequence above is a segment of the Leifsonia williamsii genome. Coding sequences within it:
- a CDS encoding glycoside hydrolase family 3 C-terminal domain-containing protein yields the protein MTDTTTGARADLTGLTVEEKAALTSGESFWRTKAVGDIPSVMLTDGPHGLRKQREGGDHLGIGDSVPATCFPPAVALGSSWDAELAERVGTALGVESSIEDVAVILGPGINIKRSPLCGRNFEYLSEDPIVSGVLGAGIVRGIQSQGVGASLKHFAANNQEDDRMRSSSDVDPRPLREIYLRGFQRVVEDAQPHTVMCSYNRINGVFASENPWLLTDVLRGEWGFEGLVVSDWGAVNDRVAALRAGLDLEMPSSGGITDAQVVAAVRDGSLDEAVLDASAQRNADLAVRWAATERVEGPLDVDAHHALAREAASRSIVLLKNDAVDGAPLLPLRDDQSLAVIGAFAEKPRYQGAGSSMIHPTRLDDALTSIRAVAPQAAYAPGFSLAIDASEEETRRLREEAVAAAAGATVAVVFAGLPARLESEGYDREDIDLPADQLALIDAVVAVNPRTVVVLSNGGVVALPFAQSVPAIVEAWLLGQAGGSATADVLFGAVSPSGKLTETVPLRLEDTPAFLNFPGEEGHVRYGEGLFVGYRWYDARRMEVAFPFGHGLSYTTFGYGEATAAPRADGGIEVRVTVTNTGDRAGREVVQIYASLPGSRVQRAPRELKGFASVELAPGESREVAITVRREDLAYWDVRADRWIVEGGEYVVEVGASSRDLRTSATVAVAGDEVRLPLTRESSLAEVMAHPVAGPMVQQALAGMSQMLEGASAIMPEGVSMDKMMGSFPIGRIGMMAGGQVSPEMIDGLLAAANAPQQ
- a CDS encoding methyltransferase, whose protein sequence is MPDGPYRWFVYAELALAAVTFVALQFVVAPYGGRHGRTGWGPTVPSRVGWVVMEAPASLLFLAFYLLGEHRGELVPLLLLLLWQAHYVQRAFVYPFLMRSGSRMPVLVMVLAIGFNLLNAWVNARWVSQYGDYPVGWLADPRFWVGVALFAGGYVLNVSSDRRLRRLRRQGDGYRIPRGGGFRFVSSPNYLGEMIEWTGWAVATWSLAGAAFALYTIANLAPRAMANHRWYRETFDDYPADRKALVPFVL
- a CDS encoding FBP domain-containing protein, encoding MLTLTEAQLRASFVNTSQRERAAIAMPDLDAVDWNALDYLGWRDRKLPTVGYVVTIVDDRPVGIMLRQADGGVRARPQCSWCEDVHLPNEVVFFIAKRAGKAGRDGNTLGTLVCAGFECSANVRKRPPVAYLGFDVEAARQQRIDVLRDRVTTFARRVVEGG
- a CDS encoding class II glutamine amidotransferase, which gives rise to MCRWLAYSGEPLKPAVLILDAQHSLVAQSLNSPLGVETVNGDGFGFGWYPEGSAAGSVPALFHSIEPAWHDENLRELTNNIASPLFFGHVRAAAGPPIQQTNCHPFRYENWLFMHNGFLDGFSLMKRDLVLAVDESLFPLIHGTTDSEVMFYLAITFGLADDPIGAMAKTVQFIEQTGEAKGVHFPMQGTLALSDGATLWAFRYSTAHRTRSLFHSVEIPALREMYPDAERLQVFGDKAKVVVSEPLNDVPGAFVEVPESTVAILTDDGYSHQPFGTPAD
- a CDS encoding zinc-ribbon domain-containing protein, with protein sequence MPESVEQWWARRQWSKGVAVPYAIGTYRSDWERYPTLIRQYHPDLNHGIVLSQVPPAADVYLLWECDAGHRFIATPEEQRSRPGGTRRRSVWCPRCTELAVPKRIHLPQPDAGVHICGHERDPRRIEADPGDDRCYLCRRLDRTELTREQLVSMAAPGSRVALSAENGTAATYSWQCPAGHPVYRATVERILGGRRCPTCRHARGGADAVAPGEAFVSRWAPAPASAAEPELKRLLAERLDVDLGRNAVRTARPFHSHLEVWPDILIPELRVAVEYDTTGRHGLEHVGPREASDRAKDRLLRAVGWEVVRVRCGKLQPIGPHDLVAGGVTATLAQRIVDRLGEIRGELFVAAYLR
- a CDS encoding M23 family metallopeptidase; its protein translation is MISATARNISLSALLIGASVTALVPPVHAAPPAATAAASTAASPATPNHASTGVAPVALVDGRSPQTLAVASDVELSAVSRDGLTATYTPPPPPPPAVLWPVGAGATISDGFGARSAPTAGASTNHQGVDFAPGAGVPVHAAAAGVVREAVLSDDGGCGVSLRIDHDLQGENVTTVYCHLAVGSVLVSPGQAVTAGQAIAAVGNTGVSTGAHLHFEVRPGNGAAIEPLAWLSAHGAA
- a CDS encoding VOC family protein, yielding MPTILNPYLNFRGQAREAMDFYQSVFGGTVQRSTFADFQMSEDPSEADQIMHSQLTTDTGFTLMAADVPARMDLNEGSSISISLSGDDEAQLTGFYDRLVDGGTVIEPLAKAPWGDSFGMLVDRFGVQWLVNIAGSPAQPA
- a CDS encoding iron chaperone; this translates as MTPTTEQPAERETFTEEERAAMKERSKELKTATRRRSTKKDTREEGERDVQEKIAELTGAERAAAERIHAIVAEHAPQLEPRTWYGMPAYALGGKVVMFFQPASKFKARYSTLGFNDAAQLDDGAMWPVAYAITALAPADEEAVIALVKRAAG
- a CDS encoding universal stress protein encodes the protein MDQPAEPSGPVLVGVCPGQPLPVVQEAARLAAALDRPLLCAYVTADSYLTEWDRAALRDDASLHPGPLDEEDGQHALHLARAIDEVAAGAGAAWTLRVLGGDPPHALMRLADEADARLVVVGTRRRGPGHAVESWLAGSVGTRIAHDQTRPVVVVPVLGYRGPTLT